One genomic region from Sulfurimonas sp. encodes:
- a CDS encoding class I SAM-dependent methyltransferase: MLDIFKCVECTQNIKYQSGDIICSSCKRVYKRNNGILDFSIISDKTESMKEEVEHTTKAFGWQWKNSNMGHNEGSKVYSKNLFFDRYGIDELELKKYIADKIVYDPAIGSGRVEYIFAKYTKEIYATDLSDAVYEAKNKLKNLFNNIHYFKGNLITPPFRQNSFDAVVCHAILQHTGNTFEGIKSLTNVLKPGGIILFDVYRKAAPIRDFTDDFIRSLVCDLKPQDAWDKLLPITKLAQDLYKKKITISQEIQELDIEKGEYNLQRFIYYKFLKTFWNENMSFEDNHMVVFDWFYPKISQRYTTQEVKEWLTRLNLEVIKFHVLEGGIGVIAKKCAE; this comes from the coding sequence ATGTTAGATATATTTAAGTGCGTCGAATGTACTCAGAATATAAAGTATCAAAGTGGTGATATTATTTGTAGTTCATGTAAAAGAGTTTATAAAAGAAATAATGGTATTTTAGATTTTTCCATTATCTCTGATAAAACAGAAAGTATGAAAGAAGAGGTAGAACATACAACAAAAGCCTTTGGTTGGCAATGGAAAAACTCTAATATGGGACACAATGAAGGTTCTAAAGTATATTCAAAGAATCTTTTTTTCGATAGGTATGGTATAGATGAACTAGAATTAAAAAAGTATATAGCTGATAAGATAGTTTACGATCCAGCTATTGGAAGCGGAAGAGTCGAGTATATATTTGCAAAATATACAAAAGAAATTTACGCAACAGATCTTAGTGATGCTGTATACGAGGCAAAAAATAAACTAAAAAACCTGTTTAACAATATCCATTACTTCAAAGGTAATTTAATTACACCTCCATTTAGACAAAACTCTTTTGATGCCGTTGTATGTCATGCTATATTACAACATACAGGCAATACTTTTGAAGGTATAAAATCATTAACTAATGTTTTAAAACCAGGTGGAATTATACTGTTTGATGTATATAGAAAAGCAGCCCCTATTCGGGACTTTACTGATGATTTTATACGAAGCTTAGTATGTGACTTAAAACCACAAGATGCCTGGGATAAATTACTTCCAATAACAAAATTAGCACAAGATTTATATAAAAAAAAGATTACTATCTCCCAAGAGATACAAGAACTCGACATTGAAAAAGGAGAATATAACTTACAGAGGTTTATATATTATAAATTTTTAAAAACTTTTTGGAATGAGAACATGAGTTTTGAAGATAATCATATGGTTGTTTTTGATTGGTTTTATCCAAAAATATCACAAAGGTATACAACTCAAGAAGTAAAAGAATGGCTAACTCGTTTAAATTTAGAAGTAATAAAATTTCATGTGTTAGAAGGTGGAATAGGAGTGATAGCTAAAAAATGTGCGGAATAA
- a CDS encoding glycosyltransferase, whose amino-acid sequence MKNIILFTQNLETGGIQKVVSNLANYLYKDYSIFIVLSENDKKVAYHLNNGITIKMIKTIKVDVSKPSTASFLLEYRVKKLNKIIDKIKPILIFSFGEYSNIISLKTSYKCKKIVSQRAVFESMKAKKIHLFSFDEYKDMMIKYYPLADKIICVSNYISNEISDLDAKLKPKLQTVYNGVDKVEKYYKKISEKYILNIGRLHPQKGQLDIILAFEKIADKIEHNLIIIGEGELREVLENKILELNLSKRVHLLGEVRLPYDYLHECELFVFASYYEGFPNILLEAMSANTAVISYKFEGYNEILDEKGTNLCKINDVACLSKNILNILKDKNKKVTLAKKMFEISKKFTLKKSLDKYKKIIIQSIGS is encoded by the coding sequence ATGAAAAATATAATCCTATTTACCCAAAACTTAGAAACAGGTGGCATACAAAAAGTTGTTTCAAATCTAGCAAACTATCTGTATAAAGACTATTCTATTTTTATTGTTTTATCAGAAAATGATAAAAAAGTAGCCTATCACTTAAATAATGGTATTACAATAAAAATGATAAAAACTATTAAAGTAGATGTATCTAAGCCAAGTACTGCCTCGTTTTTACTAGAATATAGAGTAAAAAAACTTAATAAAATCATAGATAAAATAAAACCTATTCTAATTTTTTCATTTGGAGAATACAGCAATATCATATCTCTAAAAACAAGCTATAAATGCAAAAAAATCGTAAGCCAAAGAGCAGTTTTTGAGAGTATGAAAGCTAAAAAAATTCATCTTTTCAGCTTTGATGAATACAAAGATATGATGATAAAATACTATCCATTAGCGGATAAAATAATCTGTGTAAGTAATTATATTTCTAATGAGATTTCTGACTTAGATGCTAAATTAAAACCTAAGTTACAAACTGTGTATAATGGTGTAGATAAAGTAGAAAAATATTATAAAAAGATAAGTGAAAAATATATTTTAAATATTGGACGACTACATCCACAAAAAGGTCAATTGGACATAATACTTGCTTTTGAGAAAATTGCAGATAAAATTGAACACAACTTAATTATAATAGGTGAAGGTGAACTAAGAGAAGTCCTTGAAAACAAAATTTTAGAATTAAACTTATCCAAACGGGTTCATCTTCTAGGCGAAGTACGATTACCTTATGATTATTTACATGAATGTGAATTATTTGTTTTTGCTTCTTATTATGAAGGGTTTCCTAATATTTTATTGGAAGCTATGAGTGCTAATACGGCGGTAATCTCCTATAAGTTCGAGGGGTATAATGAAATTTTAGATGAAAAAGGAACAAATCTTTGTAAAATTAATGATGTAGCGTGTTTAAGTAAAAATATCTTAAATATCTTAAAAGATAAAAATAAAAAAGTTACTCTTGCAAAAAAAATGTTTGAGATATCTAAGAAATTTACTTTAAAAAAATCTTTAGACAAGTATAAAAAAATAATAATTCAAAGTATTGGAAGTTAA
- a CDS encoding class I SAM-dependent methyltransferase — protein sequence MIKKVMDYISHKLIPILTGENKAPYIYISNMGYLNHKHLHNSFIKSLPYLNGICTDIGSGNAIYKKLILPHVDKYIAVDKSEIHQHMFQTSKEKFIDADIKSLPFDSNSIDSVILTQVLEHIDEPYKALCEVQRVLKKGGILILSVPFIYQAHATPYDFFRFSEYGLKELCKKYDFEILEFHYQGYFGTAIVSMLNGFIWNLASKYKILRNTIFLPILLIMFTINNIIGLCLDLIKLKEFTPNFFLVAKKL from the coding sequence ATGATCAAGAAAGTTATGGATTATATTTCACATAAGCTCATACCCATTTTAACAGGTGAAAATAAAGCACCATATATATATATATCAAATATGGGATATTTAAATCATAAGCATCTTCATAATTCTTTTATCAAATCGTTACCATATTTAAATGGTATATGTACAGATATTGGTTCAGGTAATGCAATATATAAAAAATTAATATTGCCACATGTAGACAAATATATTGCAGTTGATAAAAGTGAAATTCACCAACATATGTTTCAAACTTCAAAAGAAAAATTTATAGATGCAGATATAAAAAGCCTACCATTTGATAGTAACTCCATTGATAGTGTTATTTTGACGCAAGTGTTAGAGCATATTGATGAGCCATATAAAGCACTATGTGAGGTGCAAAGAGTTCTTAAAAAGGGTGGAATACTCATTCTTTCCGTACCATTTATATATCAAGCCCATGCTACTCCATATGACTTTTTTAGATTTAGTGAATATGGGTTAAAGGAGCTATGTAAAAAGTATGACTTTGAGATTTTAGAGTTCCATTATCAAGGTTATTTTGGAACAGCTATAGTATCTATGTTAAACGGTTTTATTTGGAACCTAGCAAGTAAATATAAAATACTTAGAAATACTATTTTTTTACCAATACTCTTAATTATGTTTACAATAAATAATATTATTGGATTATGCTTAGATCTAATAAAACTAAAAGAGTTTACACCAAACTTTTTTCTAGTAGCGAAAAAGCTATGA
- a CDS encoding class I SAM-dependent methyltransferase, whose amino-acid sequence MNKKYIDYLICIKCNSNLEYQNIIEKGDKVISGTLTCVNCSSNYPIINYIPRFVPMTNYADSFGMQWNIHHSDQHDKFSSVNSSEERFKNETKWGESLKGEVIIEAGCGAGRFTQFAANTGAMVLSFDYSSAVEASYQHHSDKENVLIVQADIYNMPFKNDIADKIYCFGVLQHTPDSREALKSLTTKLKSEGKIAADNYPFLSTTWFHTKYWVRPITKRLNHKLLYWWCKQHVKIMWPIFKLNRKLFSAKRANRINWRLLVPDYTSTGLSQDKLKQWAVMDLFDMLSPMYDNPVRIETFKRWFEELGYKDIDVHMGYNGCEGRGIKI is encoded by the coding sequence ATGAATAAAAAATACATAGATTATCTGATTTGTATTAAATGCAATAGTAACTTAGAATATCAAAATATAATCGAAAAAGGGGATAAGGTAATAAGTGGAACTCTTACTTGTGTAAATTGTAGTAGTAATTATCCTATAATCAACTATATCCCAAGATTTGTACCTATGACAAACTATGCAGACAGCTTTGGTATGCAATGGAATATCCACCATAGTGATCAACATGATAAATTTAGTAGTGTGAATTCTTCTGAAGAAAGATTTAAAAATGAAACAAAGTGGGGCGAGAGCCTAAAAGGTGAAGTTATTATTGAAGCAGGATGTGGAGCAGGTAGATTTACTCAATTTGCAGCAAATACTGGGGCTATGGTACTCTCTTTTGATTATAGCAGTGCTGTTGAAGCTAGTTATCAGCATCACAGTGACAAAGAAAATGTATTAATTGTTCAAGCTGATATTTATAATATGCCTTTTAAAAATGATATTGCAGATAAAATTTATTGTTTTGGAGTACTACAACATACTCCTGACTCAAGAGAAGCACTAAAGTCATTAACTACTAAACTAAAAAGTGAAGGTAAAATAGCTGCTGATAACTATCCTTTTTTAAGTACAACATGGTTTCATACTAAATATTGGGTAAGACCAATTACCAAGAGGTTAAATCATAAATTATTATATTGGTGGTGTAAGCAACATGTTAAAATAATGTGGCCTATATTTAAATTAAATAGAAAATTATTTTCTGCAAAAAGAGCGAATAGAATTAACTGGAGATTACTAGTACCAGATTATACTTCGACAGGACTATCACAAGACAAACTGAAACAATGGGCGGTAATGGATTTGTTTGATATGCTTTCACCTATGTATGATAACCCTGTAAGGATAGAAACATTTAAAAGATGGTTTGAAGAACTTGGATATAAAGATATTGATGTACATATGGGATATAATGGATGTGAAGGAAGAGGTATAAAAATCTAA
- a CDS encoding DegT/DnrJ/EryC1/StrS family aminotransferase, which translates to MQKIEFFKHNIDEEDISRVTSVLKSIFLTNANVTKEFEEKFATYLDATHCVAVSSCTAALHLSLLALGIKDGDEVITTPMSFVATSNAILHAGAIPVFVDIEESTGNIDATLIEAAITPKTKAIMPVHLYGNMCDMKAIKKIANKHNLKIIEDAAHCIEGERDGVRVGELGDVACFSFYATKNITSGEGGAITTNNDEVAKLLYQLRLHGINKDASSRYTDKFAHWDMKVLGWKYNISDIQSALLIGQLEKIEERLSKREEIARYYEVALNKLGVKYIKVPKNTKSARHLFIIKMKNRDKVVSKLQSNGIGVAVNYRAIHILNYYKNSFSFQDSAFPIAKKFGDEVLSLPLYTKLELSQLAYIISNLAKI; encoded by the coding sequence ATGCAAAAAATAGAATTCTTTAAACACAATATTGATGAAGAAGATATAAGTAGAGTTACTAGCGTTCTTAAATCGATATTTTTAACAAACGCAAATGTAACTAAAGAATTTGAAGAAAAATTTGCAACTTATTTAGATGCTACGCATTGTGTAGCTGTAAGTTCTTGTACAGCGGCCTTGCATCTAAGCTTACTTGCTCTTGGTATCAAAGATGGTGATGAAGTGATAACTACACCTATGAGTTTTGTAGCTACCTCAAATGCTATTCTCCATGCGGGGGCTATTCCTGTCTTTGTAGATATAGAAGAATCTACTGGAAACATAGATGCCACACTTATAGAAGCTGCAATAACGCCAAAAACAAAAGCTATCATGCCCGTACATCTTTATGGAAATATGTGTGACATGAAAGCAATCAAAAAGATAGCTAATAAACATAACCTTAAAATCATCGAAGATGCTGCTCACTGCATCGAGGGTGAGAGAGATGGGGTTAGAGTTGGGGAGTTAGGTGATGTTGCTTGTTTTTCTTTTTATGCGACTAAGAATATCACAAGTGGTGAGGGTGGAGCAATAACAACTAACAATGATGAAGTAGCCAAACTTCTTTATCAGTTAAGACTTCATGGCATAAACAAAGATGCATCTTCAAGATATACAGATAAATTTGCCCATTGGGATATGAAGGTCCTTGGCTGGAAATATAATATCTCAGATATACAATCAGCTTTACTGATAGGACAGTTAGAGAAGATAGAAGAAAGGCTCTCTAAAAGAGAAGAGATAGCTAGGTACTATGAAGTGGCTCTAAATAAACTAGGTGTCAAGTATATAAAAGTTCCTAAAAATACTAAATCAGCAAGACATCTTTTTATTATAAAAATGAAAAATAGAGATAAAGTAGTTAGCAAGCTTCAAAGTAACGGCATCGGTGTTGCTGTAAATTATAGAGCCATTCATATACTTAATTATTACAAAAATAGTTTCTCTTTTCAAGATAGTGCTTTCCCAATCGCAAAAAAGTTTGGAGATGAAGTTTTATCATTACCGCTATATACGAAACTTGAACTATCGCAACTAGCGTATATAATATCTAACTTAGCAAAGATATAA
- a CDS encoding dTDP-glucose 4,6-dehydratase, producing MSKTYLITGGAGFIGSNFVNYIYNKYPDSKIIVLDLLTYAGSVENFPVNVNNINDRFEFWYGNVTNSALVDSLVCKADYVIHFAAETHVTRSIFDNRDFFETDVIGTQTVSNAVLQNKNTVEKFIHISTSEVYGTASGCELMDEHHPLNPMSPYAAAKVGADRLVYSYVETYDIPATIIRPFNNYGASQHLEKAIPRFITSALLDEDLTVHGQGLASRDWINVHDTCLGIDKILNSPLSKVQGEVFNLGTGRTISIKDIALEVAKAMNIDKSKIKYIDDRPGQVDCHIANIQKIKDILNWQPCIKFEDGLKNTIEWYKNNHHKWEKQIWMRQVPIVLKDGKKVIH from the coding sequence ATGTCTAAAACATACCTCATTACAGGTGGAGCTGGCTTTATCGGTTCTAACTTTGTAAATTATATTTACAACAAATATCCAGATTCTAAAATAATAGTCTTAGACCTACTTACTTATGCTGGAAGTGTAGAAAATTTTCCAGTAAATGTAAATAATATAAATGATAGGTTTGAGTTTTGGTATGGAAATGTGACTAATTCTGCCCTAGTAGATTCTCTCGTTTGTAAAGCTGACTATGTGATTCACTTCGCTGCTGAGACTCATGTTACAAGGTCTATATTTGACAATAGAGACTTTTTTGAAACAGATGTTATAGGTACTCAAACAGTATCAAATGCTGTACTGCAAAATAAAAATACAGTTGAGAAATTTATCCATATATCTACTTCTGAAGTTTATGGAACTGCATCTGGATGTGAACTAATGGATGAACATCATCCACTAAATCCTATGTCACCTTATGCTGCTGCAAAGGTTGGTGCAGATAGGTTGGTTTACTCTTATGTAGAAACTTATGACATACCAGCTACTATCATCAGACCATTTAACAACTATGGAGCTTCTCAACATTTAGAAAAAGCTATACCTCGTTTTATAACAAGTGCCTTACTTGATGAAGATTTAACAGTTCACGGTCAAGGTTTGGCTTCAAGAGACTGGATAAATGTACACGATACTTGTTTAGGAATAGACAAGATTTTAAACAGCCCCCTTTCAAAAGTTCAAGGCGAAGTTTTTAATCTTGGTACAGGAAGGACTATATCTATAAAAGATATAGCCCTTGAAGTTGCAAAAGCAATGAATATTGATAAATCTAAAATAAAATATATAGACGATAGACCTGGTCAAGTTGACTGTCATATAGCAAATATACAAAAAATTAAAGATATTTTAAATTGGCAACCTTGCATAAAGTTTGAAGATGGTTTAAAAAATACCATTGAGTGGTACAAAAATAACCACCATAAATGGGAAAAGCAGATTTGGATGAGACAAGTTCCAATAGTTTTAAAAGATGGTAAGAAAGTAATTCATTAG
- a CDS encoding WbqC family protein produces MTKVAILQPSYIPWIGYFEQIINVDIFVFYDDVQYTKNDWRNRNKIKVLNDSSWLSIPVNSSTSKNINEVFVDDTKNWRVKHLKSLKQFYSKSKYFDEIYPILQNNINSDNNSLSNISISIIRDISKYLKLDTKFYLSSDLGIGGDKNDRLINICKHFNASSYHTGKAAQDYIDKKLFDNNKIKLLFQEYKHPSYKQLHGDFLPYLSIIDLLFNYGKDSKKIITKESSDV; encoded by the coding sequence TTGACTAAAGTAGCTATACTCCAACCATCATATATTCCATGGATTGGATATTTTGAGCAAATAATAAATGTTGATATATTTGTTTTTTATGATGATGTTCAATACACAAAAAATGACTGGAGAAATAGAAATAAAATCAAAGTGCTCAATGACAGCTCTTGGCTTAGCATCCCTGTAAATTCATCAACAAGCAAAAATATAAACGAAGTATTTGTTGACGATACTAAAAATTGGCGAGTCAAACATCTAAAATCTTTAAAGCAATTTTACTCAAAATCAAAATACTTTGATGAGATATATCCAATTCTTCAAAACAATATAAACTCAGATAACAACTCACTTAGTAACATATCTATAAGCATTATAAGAGATATCTCAAAATACTTAAAATTAGATACAAAATTTTATCTATCATCCGATTTAGGTATTGGTGGAGATAAAAACGATAGACTCATAAATATTTGCAAACACTTTAATGCGTCAAGTTATCATACTGGTAAAGCTGCACAAGATTATATAGATAAAAAATTGTTTGATAATAATAAGATAAAATTACTTTTTCAAGAGTATAAACATCCATCATACAAGCAATTACATGGAGACTTTTTACCATATTTGTCTATAATAGATTTATTGTTTAACTATGGCAAAGATAGCAAAAAAATTATAACTAAAGAGAGTTCAGATGTCTAA
- a CDS encoding radical SAM protein: protein MKHTQNNYALKDEAEEFPMMSVLSFSYVCNALCPNCPYTNSDIRADYKDAKYMSPEIFKKIADEVGHHGAWLRISGGGEPTMHPDFLELMVYAKEKGCKLGIITNGSLMNEPLAKSLLEIDVEMLEFSVDASKQSDYDIVRKGLNFDELVQNLKTVYKLRNEMNSNTKIIASAINQNNIDVDEVEKFWLPYVDNFQKRKYLTWGINDASESADDTPYLPPEERIPCPFLFERLNIDSRGQIMMCGYDIAANTNMGNINNASIKNIWHGDKFTNYRDKHLQKKGDEIALCKNCPDWKYRSWKHNYWKLVENAQKNKDSSLGISDSEGAVEVD from the coding sequence ATGAAACATACGCAAAACAACTACGCTCTTAAAGATGAGGCAGAAGAGTTTCCAATGATGTCAGTTTTATCATTCTCTTATGTTTGTAATGCTCTATGTCCAAACTGCCCATATACAAATTCAGATATTCGTGCAGACTATAAAGACGCAAAATATATGTCACCTGAAATTTTTAAAAAAATTGCTGATGAAGTTGGACATCATGGTGCATGGCTTAGAATAAGTGGTGGGGGTGAACCTACCATGCATCCAGATTTTTTAGAACTAATGGTATATGCAAAAGAAAAAGGCTGTAAACTAGGCATCATAACTAATGGCTCATTGATGAATGAACCTCTTGCTAAGAGTTTGTTAGAGATAGATGTGGAAATGCTAGAATTTTCAGTAGATGCTTCAAAGCAAAGTGATTATGATATAGTAAGAAAAGGTCTTAATTTTGATGAACTTGTCCAAAATCTAAAAACTGTATATAAACTAAGAAATGAGATGAATTCAAATACAAAAATCATTGCATCTGCAATAAACCAAAATAATATAGATGTAGATGAAGTAGAGAAGTTTTGGTTACCATATGTAGATAATTTTCAAAAAAGAAAATATCTAACTTGGGGTATAAATGATGCAAGTGAATCTGCTGATGACACACCTTACTTACCACCAGAGGAGAGAATTCCATGTCCTTTTCTCTTTGAAAGATTAAATATAGATTCTCGTGGTCAAATTATGATGTGTGGTTACGATATAGCAGCAAATACAAATATGGGAAATATCAATAACGCATCTATAAAAAATATCTGGCATGGGGATAAGTTTACTAACTATAGAGATAAGCACCTTCAAAAGAAAGGTGATGAAATAGCCCTATGTAAAAACTGTCCTGATTGGAAATATAGATCTTGGAAACATAACTATTGGAAACTTGTGGAGAATGCTCAAAAAAACAAAGACTCTTCTCTTGGTATTTCAGACAGTGAAGGTGCTGTAGAAGTTGACTAA
- a CDS encoding GNAT family N-acetyltransferase, which yields MKIDIVALKENLQYLDQYIALRNNYKDDLFTEIVTYQETRNWLQNNSIVNMIATQNKMLLGVVILYIDKKNEVTIFVKEKNKGIGTLLLKEIEKHAIKNGLTYLLSWIEESNKASKTLFIKEKYTLMHKKIKKYNNINYNGNIFKKDLYI from the coding sequence ATGAAGATTGATATTGTTGCTTTAAAAGAGAATTTACAATATTTAGACCAATATATAGCACTAAGAAATAATTACAAAGATGACCTTTTTACGGAGATTGTAACTTATCAAGAGACAAGAAATTGGCTACAAAACAACTCTATAGTAAATATGATAGCTACTCAAAACAAAATGCTTTTGGGAGTAGTTATTTTATATATAGACAAAAAAAATGAAGTAACTATCTTTGTAAAAGAAAAAAACAAAGGTATAGGAACTTTGCTACTTAAAGAGATTGAAAAACATGCAATTAAAAATGGACTAACATATCTTCTCTCTTGGATAGAAGAGTCAAATAAAGCTTCTAAAACACTATTTATAAAAGAAAAATATACTTTAATGCATAAAAAAATAAAAAAATATAACAATATAAACTATAATGGAAATATATTTAAAAAGGACTTATATATATGA
- a CDS encoding radical SAM protein: MKITQETKDRLLKIEGKLQKWEFPPQIIIESTSVCNQACIHCNHRIMERTKQHMDTDLFKKIVDEIAKEEPNTEIWPTFYGEATTLRETLYELLRYGRDAGLTNMVLNSNGVLLERHDWIDQILTSGLKRFIISLDGFTCETFNKIRVGGERDRVYASVEKLLKRRDELGLEFPVIQCQFSVMDENRHEVEAFREHWEPLGAEVKTRNMLSWTNSGDVVANNLDYDTEFRVACPWAMNTMAIHENGNVVTCAVDYEGKTIIGNAKDTSLKELWQEHTKVVKKPHIEHRWEDIPDICKTCPDWQVAGATYHENKNIELKKEARPFWWKEDENED; encoded by the coding sequence ATGAAAATAACACAAGAAACAAAAGATAGACTACTTAAAATTGAAGGGAAACTTCAAAAGTGGGAGTTTCCACCTCAGATAATTATAGAGAGCACCTCTGTATGTAACCAAGCCTGTATCCACTGTAACCACCGCATCATGGAGAGAACTAAACAACATATGGATACAGATCTTTTTAAAAAGATAGTTGATGAGATAGCCAAAGAAGAACCAAATACTGAGATATGGCCAACTTTTTATGGTGAGGCTACAACTCTTCGTGAGACACTATATGAACTACTTAGGTACGGTAGAGATGCAGGGCTTACAAACATGGTTTTAAATTCTAATGGAGTTTTACTAGAACGACATGACTGGATAGACCAAATTCTTACATCTGGGCTTAAAAGATTTATAATCTCGCTTGATGGTTTCACTTGTGAAACTTTTAACAAGATAAGAGTTGGGGGAGAGAGAGATAGAGTTTATGCATCTGTAGAGAAACTCCTAAAAAGAAGAGATGAGTTAGGCTTAGAGTTTCCAGTTATTCAGTGTCAGTTTTCAGTTATGGATGAGAATAGACACGAAGTTGAAGCTTTTAGAGAGCACTGGGAACCTCTTGGTGCTGAAGTAAAAACTAGAAATATGCTCTCGTGGACAAACTCTGGTGATGTAGTAGCAAATAACTTAGACTACGATACTGAGTTTAGAGTAGCTTGTCCATGGGCGATGAATACTATGGCTATACATGAAAATGGAAATGTAGTAACTTGTGCTGTTGATTATGAAGGTAAAACCATCATAGGTAATGCAAAAGACACATCTTTAAAAGAGTTATGGCAAGAACATACAAAAGTAGTAAAAAAACCACATATAGAACATAGGTGGGAAGATATACCAGATATTTGTAAAACTTGTCCAGACTGGCAAGTAGCTGGTGCAACATATCATGAAAATAAAAATATAGAACTCAAAAAAGAAGCTAGACCTTTTTGGTGGAAAGAAGATGAGAATGAAGATTGA